CGGAACTGAAAAAAAGCCTCAGAAGAGTTCACCGATGAAGCTTGGTGTTAAATTATCGGTGGCTTTTATCTCAAAACACTGATCGGTGATGAGATCGCCCTTAAACATAACGTTACATCGCTGacgaagaaaaagagagagagtgcgAGAGAGAGAACACACTGATGCGCGCGCGCTCCCGGTGCGGCACTCAGCGCGCTCAACAGCTCGTGCCTCCTCCATCCCAACCCTCTCCGCCAACGCCGTCTCTCCAATCTCTGCCCTCTCCCTCCCTGTTCGCTTTTCTTAAAGCTCATTTCCGTGACGATCCGAAGCTTTTCTCCGACACGATGAGAGACGCGAGCAGCGCAGCAGTGGGACAAACCGAACCGAGCCGCTTCAAACGGAACTGAGCTCCAGAACTGAACGAACCggcatcacaaaacaaaacaaaaaaaaaggagatTTCATTCAAATCACGTCTTCATCTTCTCTCTTCTTGGtcttggagagagagagagagagagagagagagaccgaaagagagcgagagagataGGGGAAAAGCACAGGAAATCTTTAAAGTCGCTGTTTTCGGATGCTCCGTTAAAAAAGGTGAATTTTGAGCGTTTCAGATGTTCACAGACTTTTGGAGATGGGAGAATGACCTGGGTGATCCACAGCATAATCTCTGTGTTTAATAAAATGATGCATTGATTTGTTTCTGATGTAACTGCGCAGACTGCTTTACAAATCACTCAGCTTCAAATGGTACTTTAGCAAACGAATAttagtaaaacattaaaaaaaaatactaattaaaaaaatcttaatttagtTATACATTAGAATTTCTTTATGTGGGCATAAAACATGGAGATCTTCAACTGTTTCATtccaatgcatttttttctttttttcttttgtccttttcttttttttagccAACCATCGGAGGCAACCTGGGACCACCCGACTCCAAACCCTGGAGATGTAAAGTTGGACACCGCTAAAACTGAGTAGGTATCCGCTACGTTATCGCTTGGGAATGGAAGGACATTAGAATTGATTGCTAAAGCCAGGACACCAGAGAAGGGTGGGAGGAAAATACAAAGTGCGCTATTCATGGAAAATTGCAGTCACTTCTGGACAGAAAACAAGGATCTTTCGAGAGCTTTtgggtttttttcccccttttgaaAGCCAAGAGATCCGCAGAGTGAGGCACACTCAGCAGCATTTGGCTCTGAGTTTCTCCACTGATCTTCTGATAACATCTGCGCTAATTAAGTGCGTTCAGACTGTGGAAAGCAAATAACCTCCGTTACGCATTAAAGGTCTAATTGGCGACAGTCTTAGGATGCACctgccattgttttttttttaaatgttgagtGGATGGCAGTGGTTCGTTTAATTtaagtatgtatttattttcatttcatgtttttattgATCTTATGCACTTGAGCTTTGCATGAACATGGAAAAGCCTGATTATTCAGAAATAACAAAAGTAATATTTGTCAAATGTTTcctgtttgtatgtgtgtgacaGACGTAGTGAGACTCGAAAcagactgttttaaatgttgaaGTGCATTAAACTGTTTAGATGTGCTTTCTTTCATGTAGTACTTTAAGACACTAGTGGTGATTATGCCCTTGAGTCCTGTTTTTGGGTGTAGTGTAAGCTATCATCGAGTGAGAGATGTCCAGTCCAATCCATGATAATGCATGATCTCTATCGTAAACATGCCATGATATGGAAGAAGGAGGTGTTTTTTATTGTGCGAAACGCTCAAAGCACTGCAACTGTCACTCGCTGTCTGAGTCTTCTCATCTCACAcgctctctttttttctgttttattgcaGTGCTGTGAAGTGGCTCTCAGCCTTAACTTCATCAGGACTCGGCGGAAGGATGCTGTGGTTTACCCTGCTAAGCACAATAGCTTTAGGATGGACTACGCCGATCCCTCTGTTGGACGAGTCGGAAGAAATAGATGAGCCTTGCTTTGACCCTTGCTACTGTGAAGTCAGGGAGGGTATTTTCCACGTCCACTGCGACAGCAAAGGATTTACAAATGTCAGCCAGATCTCCCAGACGTGGACAAGACCCTTTAAACTCAATCTGCAGAGGAACTCCATGCGCAAGCTGTATTTTAACAGCTTTTTGCATCTCAACAATGCTGTGTCACTTAATCTGGGGAATAATGCACTGCAGGACATACATGTGGGTGCGTTCAATGGCTTGAGCATCTTGAAAAAGCTATTTTTGCATGAAAACAAACTGGAGGTGTTCAGGAATGACACTTTTATGGGGCTGGAGAGCCTTGAGTATCTTCAGGCGGATTACAACGTCATCAAGAGAATAGAGAGCGGGGCATTTCGGAACCTGCACAAACTCAGAGTACTTATTTTGAATGACAATTTGATACCCATGCTACCCAATTTATTATTCAGGTCCGTATCGCTCACGCACCTTGACTTACGTGGTAACCGCTTAAAAATTCTACCCTATAAAGGGACGTTGGAATACATCGGTCGCAGCTTGATGGAGATTCAGCTAGAGGAAAATCCATGGAACTGTGTGTGTGACATTGTGCAGCTCAAAACCTGGCTGGAGCGCATACCCTATACAGCTTTGGTCGGCGACATTACGTGTGAATACCCTTTTCATTTACATGGTAAAGACCTTCGTGAGATCAAGAGAAGTGAACTTTGTCCTTTACTCTCCGAAGCCGAGCTTGAGGCCAAACATGGCATTCCCAGATTACCATTTAATAACGAAAATGTCTGGCCCACCAAGCCTTCGTCTATGTTGTCATCCTTTCATAACACAGCCTCCTCAGTAGAGTACAGAGAGAGACAGGTAAAGCCGACTAAACGGTACAGACCAACAAAAACACCACCCACTCCTCGTAGCATTTACCCAGGGCTAAATCAGCCTCCAGTCGCTGCCTACCAGACCAGACCCCCTATACCAATCATTTGCCCGACAGGGTGCATGTGCAATTTACACATCAATGACTTGGGCCTCACCGTCAATTGTAAAGAAAAAGGCTTCCACAACATTTCTGAGCTGCTGCCACGACCACTCAATGCCAAGAAACTCTATTTAAGTGGGAATTTGATTCAGAAAATTTACAGGTCGGACTTTTGGAACTTCTCTAGTTTGGATCTATTGCACTTGGGTAATAATCGGATATCATATGTTCAAGAAGGCGCCTTTATGAACCTACctaatttaaaaagtttatatttGAATGGCAACGACATTGAAAGGCTCACTCCAGGCATGTTTCGTGGTCTGCAGGCACTTAGTTATCTGTACTTTGAGTACAATGTCATTCGAGAGATCCAACCGGCTGCCTTCAGCCTCATGCCAAACCTGCAGTTGGTGTTTCTCAATGACAACCTGCTACGCACCTTGCCTGTGGATGCTTTTGCTGGCACTTCCCTGGCTAGACTCAACCTGCGCAACAACTACTTTCTGTACCTTCCTGTGAATGGAGTACTGGAGCATCTTCACTCCATCGTTCAAATCGACCTTCACCAGAATCCCTGGGACTGCTCTTGTGACATCATTCCACTCAAACAATGGATAGAGAAGCTCAGCTCCGTCATTGTCGTTGGGGAAGTGACCTGCAAGACCCCAGACTTCGCCCTTGGCAAAGATCTGCGCACCCTGGAGGCTGAGGTCATCTGCCCCGAGTTGAAATTCACCGCTTCTTCTCCAGTCCTACCCAATGACATGACGGCCACCAGCGGCTCTGAATTAGGACAAGCGCCGGCAACGGGAGCTGTCCCACTCTCTGTGCTAATTCTCAGCCTGCTGATTCTCTTCATCTCCTCTGTTTTTGTGGCCGCCGGTCTCTTCGCATTTGTCCTACGGAGGCGAAAGAAACTTCCCTTCAGGAAGCGACAGGAGGTGGATCTTACGGGGATTCAAATGCAGTGCAAGATCTTTGAAGAAAGACAGACTGCCTCACCTGAGAAGCCACCCGGTCACGTCTACGACTACATCCCCCATCCCGTTACTCAAATGTGTAACAATCCCATTTACAAACCACGAGAAGGAGAGATTGAAGGCGAGCAGTTTGCAGAAACCAAGGAAAATAACAGTAATTATCGAACTCTTCTGGAGAAAGAGAAGGAATGGACGATGGCTGTGTCCAATTCCCAGCTCAACACCATTGTCACCATCAATCAGTCCGGTGACATGGCAGGTTTTCATGAGAACGGAGTGCTTTGCCCTACCGTGATTGACAGCCAGAGGCCGACCCCTACGGTTGGTTTTGTAGACTGCCTGTACGGCACTGTTCCCAAATTAAAGGACATGCATGTTGCACATGCACATCCCCCCGGAATGCAATACCCCGATTTACA
The nucleotide sequence above comes from Chanodichthys erythropterus isolate Z2021 chromosome 7, ASM2448905v1, whole genome shotgun sequence. Encoded proteins:
- the slitrk3a gene encoding SLIT and NTRK-like protein 3; the encoded protein is MLWFTLLSTIALGWTTPIPLLDESEEIDEPCFDPCYCEVREGIFHVHCDSKGFTNVSQISQTWTRPFKLNLQRNSMRKLYFNSFLHLNNAVSLNLGNNALQDIHVGAFNGLSILKKLFLHENKLEVFRNDTFMGLESLEYLQADYNVIKRIESGAFRNLHKLRVLILNDNLIPMLPNLLFRSVSLTHLDLRGNRLKILPYKGTLEYIGRSLMEIQLEENPWNCVCDIVQLKTWLERIPYTALVGDITCEYPFHLHGKDLREIKRSELCPLLSEAELEAKHGIPRLPFNNENVWPTKPSSMLSSFHNTASSVEYRERQVKPTKRYRPTKTPPTPRSIYPGLNQPPVAAYQTRPPIPIICPTGCMCNLHINDLGLTVNCKEKGFHNISELLPRPLNAKKLYLSGNLIQKIYRSDFWNFSSLDLLHLGNNRISYVQEGAFMNLPNLKSLYLNGNDIERLTPGMFRGLQALSYLYFEYNVIREIQPAAFSLMPNLQLVFLNDNLLRTLPVDAFAGTSLARLNLRNNYFLYLPVNGVLEHLHSIVQIDLHQNPWDCSCDIIPLKQWIEKLSSVIVVGEVTCKTPDFALGKDLRTLEAEVICPELKFTASSPVLPNDMTATSGSELGQAPATGAVPLSVLILSLLILFISSVFVAAGLFAFVLRRRKKLPFRKRQEVDLTGIQMQCKIFEERQTASPEKPPGHVYDYIPHPVTQMCNNPIYKPREGEIEGEQFAETKENNSNYRTLLEKEKEWTMAVSNSQLNTIVTINQSGDMAGFHENGVLCPTVIDSQRPTPTVGFVDCLYGTVPKLKDMHVAHAHPPGMQYPDLQQDARLKETLLFTAGKGFPEQTQSEYLELRAKLQTKPDYLEVLEKSYRF